TCCTGTGTTTCTCTACCTTCATTCACCTGGACTGTAGTTGTACTTGAAGCTATCGGATCTGATACTATACCGAGTATATAGTATTTGTCTTTTCTGGGCTGCAGGATAAGATCAAAATAACCCTTTGACTCGCCTTCATGTAAAAGATATTCCGAACGGAAATTCATAAACGTCCTCAGATTGGTTACGGTTTCCATCCCTTTGCCGGCGCTTTCTGCAAACTTATTTGCATTGTCGGCAAATTTATTTACGGAATTGTAGAGAGTGTCGTCCTTGAAAAGTTTTCCTAAAGTTCCCTCGCCCTTGTCTATCTTTTGCGCAAGCTTGTCGGCAGATGCAGAAAATGATTTTATGTTTTCCATGCTGTCCTTAAAGGAATGTCTGTTTTCTTTTATGGTTTCTTTCAATTCTTGCGCTACATCCCTCAGATCGTCAACGAGCCCTGGCCCCTTGTCGCCAAGCGTTTTGGAAAAATTCTCAAGTTTTACGAGAGTCTTATTCAAAGGCTCCCTGTCTTCCTTTAATATTTCATTGAAGTTTTTTGTTATTTCCCTGAGGTTTTGTATTGATTCCTTTATCGCCTCTTTCTCTGATGTCCCGAAGGTGCCTGTAAGCGTTTCAGCAAGGTCGCTTATATAGCCTGCGGCTGATGTAAGTTTCTGTGCAAGCGCGTCAATATCAAGGGCTGATTCGGTATTTTTTATCGCCTCTCCATCGATTAGCAGAGGTTCAGAAGACGTTCCGCTTGTAAGGGCGAGATATTTGTCGCCTAAGAGTCCTGCTACCCTAATGGACGCCTTTGTGTCTTTGTGTATTTCAACCTCAGGCTTTAGCAGTACGATGAGCCTTGCGCGTCCCTCTGAGAGGA
This sequence is a window from Nitrospirota bacterium. Protein-coding genes within it:
- a CDS encoding MCE family protein, which encodes MKGISTELKVGIFAIVVLLALSYMTFKVGGLGTGWKKGYRLYVSFDNISGLEEKSKVKVAGVEAGIIERIVLSEGRARLIVLLKPEVEIHKDTKASIRVAGLLGDKYLALTSGTSSEPLLIDGEAIKNTESALDIDALAQKLTSAAGYISDLAETLTGTFGTSEKEAIKESIQNLREITKNFNEILKEDREPLNKTLVKLENFSKTLGDKGPGLVDDLRDVAQELKETIKENRHSFKDSMENIKSFSASADKLAQKIDKGEGTLGKLFKDDTLYNSVNKFADNANKFAESAGKGMETVTNLRTFMNFRSEYLLHEGESKGYFDLILQPRKDKYYILGIVSDPIASSTTTVQVNEGRETQEEEIKRKTEFTAQFAKRFEDYALRIGMVENTFGAGADYFFKKDKAKLSVDIWDFSADEAKADKAHAKIGLDYKIFKHLFVTAGIDNLLNSNYRGIYVGGGLQFEDEDFKYIFGGGGAPKLPGK